The region CATCCTCGCTGCCCTTGACCGGGTGCTCGACGGGGTGGACGCCGCCGGACTGCGGCGGGTAGCCCTGTCGACGACCATCGTCACCAACGCCGTCGTCGAGGGACGGCTGGAGCGGGTGGGCTTGCTTCTCCTCCCCGGTCCCGGTATGGACATCAGCGCCCTTGTGCCCGAGCGCCCACGGATATTATCGGGCTATATCGACCACCGCGGCCGCGAGACGGCCGCCCCGCGGGAGGCCGAGGTCGCATCCGCCTGCCGCGACCTGGATGGCTGCGAAGTTTACGCCGTCGCCGGCAAATTCGCCGTCCGCAACCCCGCCCACGAACAGGCGGTGGCCGGCTGGCTCAGGCGCCATGCCCGCCCCGCGCACATAACCCTCGGTTCGGCCGTCGCCGGCTCGCTGAACTTCTGGCGGCGCGCCAATTCGGCGTATTACAACGCCGCCGTCTGGCGCCATTTCGGCCGCTTTGCCCGCGCGGCGCAGGCGGCTGTCGCCGGCCGCGGCGTCACAGCTCCGGTCTACATCCTCAAGGCCGACGGCGGCACAATGCCGCTGGCGGCGGCCGGGGAGCGTCCGGTCGAGGCGGTGTTCACCGGTCCGGCGGCCAGCGTCCTCGGCATCATGGCGCTGGCGGCGCCGCGCGGCGAGGCCGTGTCGCTCGACATCGGCGGCACCACGACCGACATCGCCCTGTGGCGTGACGGTGCGCCGCTGTTCGCCGAACGGGGGGCGCAGATCGGCGACTATCCAACGGCTGTACGGGCATTTTGGCTGCGTTCGATCGGCATCGGCGGCGATAGCTTCGTCCGCAGGGAGAACGGCCGGATAATCATCGGGCCCGAAGGGCGCGGCCCTGCGATGGCGCTGGGCGGCCCCGCCCCCACCGTATCCGACGCGATGATCGTCGCCGGCGCGGCCGGTTTCGGCGACAAGGACAGGGCCGCGGAGGCCATGCGCCTTACCGCGGCCGGCGGCGAAACCGTACAGGAAACGGCGCGGTCCGTGCTCGCGGCCGCCGCCGAGGCCATCCAAGCCGCAATTGCAAACATGATTGATGAACGAGCCTCCGAACCCGTCTACCGGGTGGAAGACGCCGTCCGCGACCTGAGACCCCAGCCGGCGGCCCTAATCGGCGTGGGTGGTGCGGCCGCAGGCCTCGCTCCCCTGGTAGCCGAGCGGCTCGGTATCCGCTGCTCCGTCCCCGAAGGCGCGGTGGTGGCCAACGCGGTCGGCGCCGCCGTGGCCCGGCCGACGATTGAGGTTACTCTCCGCGCCGATACCGCCCAGGGCTACTACACCGTCGCCGAGCTCGGCCTCAGGGCGGCCCTGCCGTCCCGGCGCTTCACCCTCGCCAACGCCAGGGAACTGGCGGCCCGCCATCTGGCCGAACGCGCGGCCGCGGCCGGTATCCCGGTGGCGGACGTCGAATCGGTCTATGACGAAGAATTTAATCTCGTGCGCGGTTTCAGCACCACCGGCAAGATCATCGCCTGCCAGTTGCAGATAAAACCGGGCATATTCACCGCCGGGGAGGGAGTGTGATGGCCGTGAAACCGTTCGGGCTCGTCTTTTTTCCGGCGTTCGACTGGGCGCTGACGCCCACCCATCCCGAGCGTGAGGAGCGGCTGCTCTACACCCGCGACCAGATCGTCGAGGAGGGGCTGCTCGACATCCCCGGCATCCGCGAATACAAGCCCCGCCTGGCGACCCTCCGCGACGCCGACCGGGTCCATATCGGCGTGCCGGATATCGGCTCCCACATCACCGACGCCCACCTCGTCTCGGCCGGCGGAGCGATAACCGCCGCCGAGGCAGTGGTAAAAGGAGAGGTGGCGCGGGCGTTCGCCCTCGTGCGGCCTCCCGGCCACCATGCCATGCGGGTCGTTCACGGTACCCGGGGCTTCTGCACTATCAACATCGAAGCGGTGATGGTCGAATACCTGCGGCGCCACCACGGTATCAGGCGGGTGGCGATTGTCGACACCGACGTCCATCACGGCGATGGCACCCAGGACATCTTCTACCACGACCCTGACACGCTGTTCATATCCTTCCATCAGGACGGCCGCACCCTTTACCCCGGCAGCGGCTTCACCGACGAAGCCGGCAGCCCGCCCGCCCTCGGCACGACCATCAACCTGCCCCTGCCGCCGGGCACCACCGACGAGGGCCTCCACTACGTGCTCGACAACCTCATTATTCCGGTGTTGGAGGACTTCCGCCCCGACCTGGTCATCAACTCGGCCGGCCAGGATAACCATTACAGCGATCCGTTGGCGAGCATGGCCATCACCGCTCAGGGCTACGCCTCGCTGGCCGCCAAACTCCGCGCCGACGTAGCCGTCCTCGAAGGAGGCTACTCGATCGAGGATGCGCTGCCGTACGTCAACACCGGCATCATCCTCGCCATGGCCGGCCTCGACTACAGCCGGGTGGTCGAACCAGATATCGCCGCCGCGCCGCGCGGCCTGTCGGACGGTACGCGGGCTTACCTCAGGGAACTGGTCGCCAAACAGGGCGCCCTGTGGCGGGAACGCGAGTCGCTGAGCAGCGCCGCGGCCGCAAAGGCCGGGGATTTCTGGACGCGTCGCCGGGGCATCTACTACGACGACAGCGGCATCAGCGAACAGCAAGTCGAGCGACTGCGCCTCTGCCCCCATTGCCGCGGCTACCTCGCCGTCGCCACCGAGGCCGAGGGGCATCGCACCGGCTACCAGTCCGCCTTCGCCGCCGTGGTGCCGCGGGAAAGCTGCCCGGCGTGCCGGCAAGGCGCCAAGGATGCGGTGTTGGCTGCCAAGCGCCAGGGCAAATATCAGCATTACTACATCCAGGACAAGGAAAACGATTCGTTGGAGCGGGTCTAACCCGCGGGGAGGCAACATATGACGAGAAGCGACGGGCGCGAGGCCTTCGATCTGCGCCGGGTGAAAATTGTCCGCAACTATCTGAAATACGCCGAAGGCTCGGTGCTGGTCGAATTCGGCGACACCAAGGTTATCTGCGCCGCCAGCGTCGAAGAACGGGTGCCGTTCTTCCTCAAAGGCACCGGCGAGGGCTGGGTGACGGCCGAATATTCGCTTATGCCGCGCTCCACCCAGGTGCGCAACGTCCGCGAGGTCGCCAAAGGCAAACCCAGCGGCCGTACCCACGAAATCCAGCGTCTTATCGGCCGGGCGCTGCGCAGCGTCACCAACCTGAAAGCCCTTGGCGAACGCACCGTAACCGTCGATTGCGACGTCGTTCAGGCCGACGGCGGCACCCGCACCGCCTCAATCACCGGCGCCTTCGTGGCGCTGGTCGACGCGGTAAACACCTTTTACGCTCCCGAAACTACCTTTCCCGTAACCGATTTCCTGGCGGCGGTCAGCGTCGGCGTCGTCGACGGCGAAGTATTGCTCGACCTATGCTACGAGGAAGACTCCAGGGCGCTCGTCGATCTTAACCTCGTCATGACCGGCGAAGGCCATTTCGTGGAAGTGCAGGGGACCGGCGAGAAGGCTCCCTTCAGCAGGGAGCAGCTTAAAGACATGCTGGCGGCCGGCGAGAAGGGCGTCGCCGAGCTTATCGACTACCAGAAGGATGTGCTGGGTCAATTGGCCTGGAGGATCGGACGGGCATGATCTCAATCGTCGTTGCGACCGGCAACAAGGGCAAGGTGAAAGAAATCGCCGCCGCCCTCGCCGCCCTGCCGGTCGAAGTATTGGCCCTCGATAAATTTCCCGCCATTCCCGAGGCGGAGGAAAACGGCGACACCTTCGCCGCCAACGCCGTCCTCAAGGCCACCCACTACGCCCTCCACACCGGAATGCCGTGCCTGGCCGACGATTCGGGGCTGGAGGTCGACGCCCTGAACGGGGCGCCCGGCGTTTACTCGGCCCGCTACGCCGGCCCGGGAGCCACCGATGAAGCCTGCAACGCCAAACTGCTGGCCGCGCTCGCCGACGTGCCCCAAAATGAGCGGACGGCCCGTTTCCGCTGCGTCCTGGCCTACGTCGACCCCGACGGGGCTCTGCTGACCGCCGAAGGCACCTGCGAAGGGACCATCCTCCGGGAGCCCCGGGGGACGGGCGGCTTCGGCTACGACCCCCTCTTCCTGTTGCCGGGCGCGGCCAAGACGATGGCCGAAATGACCATTGAGGAAAAAAACGCCGTCAGCCATCGCGGGCAGGCGCTCCGCAACATGGCGACGACGCTGGCGAGGTATATCCATGAGAATCGGCGTGCTTAGCGACAGTCACGGATCGCTGGCGGCGATCAGACGGGCGGTGGCGGCGGCCGGGCCGGTGGCCATGTGGCTCCACGCCGGCGACTACAGCCAGGACGCCCGCCATCTTGCCGACCTTACCGGTCTGCCGGTAAAGGCGGTGGCCGGCAATTGCGACGGCGTCACAGACGCTAAAATCGACGAGTTCATCGAGGCCGGCGGCCGGAAAATATGGCTGACCCACGGGCACCGGTACAACGCCAAGGAACGAAGGGGCGAGCTTTTGTGGTGGGGCCGCCAGTACGGCGTCGACGTCGTGGTATACGGTCATTCCCACGTGCCCGACATCAGCCGCCAGGACGGAGTGCTGCTGTTCAATCCCGGCGGCGCCGTCCACCCCCGCGGCGGCCATCCGCCCAGCTGCGGCGCGCTGGTGCTCGACGGCGGCGAAACCGGAGCAGAGATTATAGAGATATAAACACCTTTTTCTGCAGCGGGTTTGACCCGTGGCTAATTATCCTTGTTATGGGATGGGGAACGATGGTAGTGGAACTAATCAGGGTCGTACGACGGGAATATAAGTCTATCCTGATAGTCGTCCTGCTGGTCGGGCTGGCCGGCCTCGCTTACATTTACCCTTTCCACACCCACTTCCGATTCACGGTCAGCGTAGCCGTCCTGGCGACGCTGCTTCTCTATTTCCCCCGCCTGCCGACCTTCACGACCGCTGTTCTGTCCGGCATCGCCATCTTTATCGGCCGCAGCGCCGTGCAGATGACTTTCGATCCTGTAGGCCTCACCCAGGTGATGATGATCAACTCGCCGGCGATCGTCTACTACATTTCCTATGGAGCCTGCTTTCAAGCCCTCCGCATCCGCAGGCTGGTGGACAACCTGCCGGCCCTTATCCTCTTTCTCAGCGTCAGCGACGTTTTCAGCAACATTGTCGAGCTTCTCACCCGCGGCGAACCCCTCAAGGGCAACCCCGAGACCGTCTTCTCCAGCCTGGTGGGAGTGGCGGTGCTGCGCGCCGTCCTG is a window of Selenomonadales bacterium 4137-cl DNA encoding:
- a CDS encoding hydantoinase/oxoprolinase family protein, whose amino-acid sequence is MLLGIDVGGTYTDAVVVAEGKVIAQAKAPTTHDDLLAGILAALDRVLDGVDAAGLRRVALSTTIVTNAVVEGRLERVGLLLLPGPGMDISALVPERPRILSGYIDHRGRETAAPREAEVASACRDLDGCEVYAVAGKFAVRNPAHEQAVAGWLRRHARPAHITLGSAVAGSLNFWRRANSAYYNAAVWRHFGRFARAAQAAVAGRGVTAPVYILKADGGTMPLAAAGERPVEAVFTGPAASVLGIMALAAPRGEAVSLDIGGTTTDIALWRDGAPLFAERGAQIGDYPTAVRAFWLRSIGIGGDSFVRRENGRIIIGPEGRGPAMALGGPAPTVSDAMIVAGAAGFGDKDRAAEAMRLTAAGGETVQETARSVLAAAAEAIQAAIANMIDERASEPVYRVEDAVRDLRPQPAALIGVGGAAAGLAPLVAERLGIRCSVPEGAVVANAVGAAVARPTIEVTLRADTAQGYYTVAELGLRAALPSRRFTLANARELAARHLAERAAAAGIPVADVESVYDEEFNLVRGFSTTGKIIACQLQIKPGIFTAGEGV
- a CDS encoding histone deacetylase; this encodes MAVKPFGLVFFPAFDWALTPTHPEREERLLYTRDQIVEEGLLDIPGIREYKPRLATLRDADRVHIGVPDIGSHITDAHLVSAGGAITAAEAVVKGEVARAFALVRPPGHHAMRVVHGTRGFCTINIEAVMVEYLRRHHGIRRVAIVDTDVHHGDGTQDIFYHDPDTLFISFHQDGRTLYPGSGFTDEAGSPPALGTTINLPLPPGTTDEGLHYVLDNLIIPVLEDFRPDLVINSAGQDNHYSDPLASMAITAQGYASLAAKLRADVAVLEGGYSIEDALPYVNTGIILAMAGLDYSRVVEPDIAAAPRGLSDGTRAYLRELVAKQGALWRERESLSSAAAAKAGDFWTRRRGIYYDDSGISEQQVERLRLCPHCRGYLAVATEAEGHRTGYQSAFAAVVPRESCPACRQGAKDAVLAAKRQGKYQHYYIQDKENDSLERV
- the rph gene encoding ribonuclease PH, whose product is MTRSDGREAFDLRRVKIVRNYLKYAEGSVLVEFGDTKVICAASVEERVPFFLKGTGEGWVTAEYSLMPRSTQVRNVREVAKGKPSGRTHEIQRLIGRALRSVTNLKALGERTVTVDCDVVQADGGTRTASITGAFVALVDAVNTFYAPETTFPVTDFLAAVSVGVVDGEVLLDLCYEEDSRALVDLNLVMTGEGHFVEVQGTGEKAPFSREQLKDMLAAGEKGVAELIDYQKDVLGQLAWRIGRA
- a CDS encoding XTP/dITP diphosphatase, which encodes MISIVVATGNKGKVKEIAAALAALPVEVLALDKFPAIPEAEENGDTFAANAVLKATHYALHTGMPCLADDSGLEVDALNGAPGVYSARYAGPGATDEACNAKLLAALADVPQNERTARFRCVLAYVDPDGALLTAEGTCEGTILREPRGTGGFGYDPLFLLPGAAKTMAEMTIEEKNAVSHRGQALRNMATTLARYIHENRRA
- a CDS encoding metallophosphoesterase: MRIGVLSDSHGSLAAIRRAVAAAGPVAMWLHAGDYSQDARHLADLTGLPVKAVAGNCDGVTDAKIDEFIEAGGRKIWLTHGHRYNAKERRGELLWWGRQYGVDVVVYGHSHVPDISRQDGVLLFNPGGAVHPRGGHPPSCGALVLDGGETGAEIIEI